CGCCAACGAATTCGGCATCCAGTGGCAGGCCGGCAACCTGGGCAAGAACGGCCTGTTCGGCGGCGCCAACCTGGGTGGCAGCGGCCTGGGCAAGGGGCCCACCAGCATCGATGTGCTGCCGCCGGGGCTGTCGGTGGGGGTGGTCGACGGCACGGTGAAGATCCCCGGCGTCGGCGCGGTGCTCGACCTCAAGGTGCTGGCCCGGGCGCTCAAGAGCAAGGGCGGCAGCAACGTGTTGTCGACGCCCAACCTGCTGACCCTGGACAACGAGGCGGCGAGCATCTTTGTCGGCCAGACGATTCCCTTCGTCAGCGGCCAGTACGTCACCGACGGCGGCGGCAACAGCAACAACCCGTTCCAGACCATCCAGCGCGAGGAGGTGGGCTTGCGCCTGAACGTGCGTCCGCAGATCTCCGAGGGCGGCACGGTCAAGCTCGATGTCTACCAGGAGGTCAGCAGCGTCGACCAGCGCGCTTCCAGTGCCGCGGGCACGGTGACCAACAAGCGCGCCATCGACACCAGCATCCTGCTCGACGATGGCCAGATCATGGTGCTTGGCGGCCTTTTGCAGGACGGCTACACCCAGAGCAACGAGGGCATCCCGTGGCTGTCGAGCCTGCCGGGGGTGGGCGCGCTGTTTCGCAGTGAACGGCGGGCCAGCAACAAGACCAACCTGATGGTGTTCCTGCGGCCCTACATCGTGCGCGACGCCAATGCCGGGCGCAGCATCACCCGCAACCGCTACGACTTCATCCGCCGCGCCCAGGGCAACCTCAAGCCCGAGCACTCGTGGGCGCTGCCGGACATGGACATGCCGTTGCTGCCGCCGGTGGAGCAGGGGGTGCCCGATCAAGGGCGTGCGCCCCGTGCGTCGATCCGCGCGGTGCCGGTGGACGAGGTCGCTCGGTGAGCCGCCTGCCGTACGCCTGGGCCAAGGCCCAGCGCCTGGTGCTGCAGGCCAGCGGCGAGGAGGGCGCGCGCCTGGCGCGCTGCCCGTCGAGCCCGGCGTGGGCAGTAGCGGAGGTGCTCCGGCGATTTGGCCAGGTGCCGGTCGAGGCGTTCAGCGACGCACAGATGGACGAACTGCTGATCAGCGCCTACGCCGATACCGGCAGCGCCGCGGCGGTGGTGGGGGCGGCGGAGAACGAGGTCGACCTCGACCGCCTGCTGCAGGACATGCCCGAGGTCACCGACCTGCTCGAAGCCCAGGACGACGCGCCGGTGATCCGCATGATCAACGCCTTGCTCACCCAGGCCGCGCGCGACCAGGCCAGCGATATCCATATCGAGCCGTTCGAGAGCCACTGCCTGGTGCGCTACCGGGTCGACGGCACCCTGCGCGACGTGGTCTCGCCGCGCAAGGCACTGCACGGGGCGCTGGTGTCACGGATCAAGATCATGGCGCAGCTGGACATCGCCGAGAAACGCCTGCCCCAGGACGGCCGCATCGCCCTGCGGGTGGCCGGGCGGCCGATCGATATCCGTGTGTCCACCGTGCCTACCGGGCATGGCGAACGGGTGGTGATGCGCCTGCTCGACAAGCAGGCCGGACGGCTGCGCCTGGAGGCGCTGGGCATGGACGCGGCGCTGCTGGCGCGGCTCGACCAGCTAATTCGCCAGCCCCATGGCATCGTCCTGGTCACCGGCCCCACCGGCTCGGGCAAGACCACCAGCCTGTACGCCGCCCTGGCGCGGCTGGATGCCAGCGTCAGCAACATCCTCACCGTCGAGGACCCGGTGGAGTACGACCTGCCGGGGATCAGCCAGATCCAGGTCAACGCGCGCATCGACATGAGCTTCGCCGTGGCCCTGCGGGCGATCCTGCGCCAGGACCCTGATGTGATCATGATCGGCGAGATCCGCGACCTGGAGACTGCGCAAATCGCCGTGCAGGCGTCGTTGACCGGGCACCTGGTGCTGGCCACCTTGCATACCAACGACGCGGTGTCGGCAGTCAACCGCCTGGTCGACATGGGGGTGGAGCCGTTCCTGCTGGCCTCGGCGCTGCTCGGGGTGCTGGCCCAGCGCCTGGTGCGCCGGTTGTGCCCGCATTGCCGTGAGCCCGACCCGGCGACGCCGGGGCAATACCGCGCGGTCGGCTGTGCCCAGTGCAACCACTGCGGCTACAGCGGGCGTACCGGCATCCACGAACTGTTCTGCGTCGACGACGCGGTGCGCAGCCTGGTGCACCAGGGCGCCGATGAACAGGCCCTGCGCGCCGCCGCCCGGCGCAATGGCATGCTCAGCCTGCGCGAGGATGGCCAGCGCTGGGTCGACGATGGCAGCACCTGCCTTGAAGAAATCCTGCGTGTCACACGGGACGCCTGATGAACCGCTATCGCTATGAAGCCGCCGACGCCCAGGGGCGCCTGGTCAATGGCCTGCTGGAGGCCGACAGCCCGGCTGCGGTGATGGCCCAATTGCGTGCCCTGGGGCTGACCGCCCTGGCGGTGGAGCCCCAGGCCGTGGCCGGGCAGGGCGGTGGCCTGTTCAGCCCGAAGCTGTCCGATGGCGACCTGGCCTGGGCAACCCGCCAACTGGCCAGCCTGCTGGCCGCCGGGCTGCCGCTGGAAGCGGCGCTGGGGGCGACCTTGGAGCAGGCCGAGCGCAAGCACATCGCCCAGGTGCTGGGCGCCGTGCGCGCGGATGTGCGCAGTGGCATGCGCCTGGCCGACGCGTTGGCCGAACGGCCACGGGATTTCCCGGATATCTACCGCGCCCTGGTGGCGGCGGGCGAGGAGTCCGGCGACCTGGCGCGGGTGATGGAGCGCTTGGCCGATTACATCGAGGAGCGCAACACCCTGCGCGGCAAGATCATGACCGCGTTCATCTATCCCGGGGTGGTCGGGCTGGTGTCGGTGGGGATCGTCATCTTCCTGCTCAGCTACGTGGTGCCCCAGGTGGTCAGCGCCTTCACCCAGGCACGCCAGGACTTGCCCGGGCTGACCCTGGCCATGCTCGCGGCCAGCGACTTCGTGCGGGCCTGGGGCGCGCTGTGCTTCGCCTTGCTGGCTGGAGCGTTCTGGGGCTGGCGCGTCTATTTGAAGGCGCCAGGGCCGCGGTTGGCCTGGCACAGGCGAGTGTTGAGGCTGCCACTGATCGGGCGCTTCGTGCTCGGCCTGAACACGGCGCGCTTCGCCTCGACCCTGGCGATCCTGGGCAGCGCCGGGGTGCCCTTGCTGCGTGCCTTGGAGGCGGCGCGCCAGACCTTGGGCAACGACTGCCTCGACCAGTGTGTCAGCGAGGCCACGGCGCGGGTGCGCGAGGGCGTGGGCCTGGCAACGGCGCTGGCGGTCGGCAAGGTGTTCCCGCCGTTGCTGATCCATTTGATTGCCAGCGGCGAGAAGACCGGCGACCTGCCGCCGATGCTCGACCGGGCGGCCGACAGCCTGGCCAAGGATATCGAACGGCGGGCGATGGGCATGACGGCCTTACTCGAGCCATTGATGATCGTGGTGATGGGCGCCGTGGTGCTGTTGATCGTGATGGCGGTGCTGATGCCGATCATCGAGATCAACCAGTTGGTGCAATGACGCCCTGGGTTACTCGCCGAGGCGTTGCTCGCGCGAGGGCGGGTAACCGAAGTAGGCGGCGTAGCACTTGCTGAAGTGCGACACCGAGACGAACCCGCAGGCCACCGCGACCTCCATCACCGACAGGTCCGAATACTGCAGCAGGCGCCGGCTCTTGGTGATGCGCAGCTCCATGTAGTAGCGCCGCGGCGAGGTGCCGAGCTGGGCCTGGAACAGGCGGTCGATCTGCCGCCGCGAGCGGCCGGAGTAGGCGGCCAGCTGGTCCAGGCTCAGGGTTTCCTCGAGGTTGTTTTCCATCAGCTCGACGATGGTGCGCAGGTGCAGGCTCATGGATTTCTTTGCCCCGGGGCCGACCTGGCGATAGCGCGCGCCGGAGAACGACAGGATCTCCTCGACACCTTCGGCCAGGGCATCGCCGTGCAGGCGGCGGACCAGGCCGAGCATCAGCTCCATGGCGCCGTTGGGGCTGGCGGCGGTGAGGCGGTCGCGGTCGAGGGTGAAGCTGGCCGGGGTGATGCGGGTTTGCGGGCTGCATTCGGCCAGGCTGGCGCGCTGCTCGGGGTGCACGCTGCAGCCATAGTCGTCGAGCACCCCGGCGCGGCCAAGGAACCAGGCGCCGTTCCACAGCCCGCCCAGGGTCAAGCCGTGACCGGCGCAGTCGGCCAGCAGGCGGTCGAGTTCGGGGTATTTGAGCGGCGTGCGCAGGCCGCCGCAGATCACCAGCAGGTCGAAGTCGTGCAGGGTATTTGGTAGGAGGGGAGTGGCGACCAGTTCCAGGCCCAGGTCGCTGAGTACCCGGTCGCCGCCCAGCGACAGCGGGGTGAAGGCGAAGCGCTCGGCGCGCAGCAGGTTGGCGGTGACCAGCACGTCCATGGCCACGGTGAAGCTGGCCATGGAGAAGTGTTCGAGCAGCACGAAGGCGACCTGGTAGGGGCGTTCGGCGCTGCCGTCGGTGGGCTTGAGGCGCAGCATGTTGCTGGTGCTGGTCTTCTTGCTGAACTGGCGTGGCGTGGGCACTGCGGACTCCGCTTCCTGGCTGGCGGGGATGAGTGTGCGTCGCGGCGGGGGGAAAGACAACCGGGTGAGTGCGCGTTGGGCTATGCTGGGCGCCCACCTACCCTGGACCTCGATCACGATGAAATATGCCGCCGCCCTGTTGCTCAGCCTGCTTCCGCTGCTGGCCCAGGCCTTGGAGCCTGGCGACAGGCTCGCGCCCTGGACCTTGCTCGACCAGTACGATCAGCCCTACAGCCTGTCGGCCGACACCCGCATCCTGCTGGTGGCCCAGGACATGGAGGGCGCCAAGCTGGTCAAGGCGGCGCTGGAGGGGCAGCCCAAGGGTTACCTGGAGTCGCGCGGCGCGGTGTTCGTCGCCGACATCCAGCGCATGCCGGCGCTGGTCAGCAAGCTGTTCGCCATACCGGCGATGCGTGACTACAGCTACCGGGTGATGCTGGATCGCGAAGGACGGGTCGCCAGCCGTTATGCGGCGGCTGATGGCAAGGTGCAGTGGCTGACGTTGGATAACGGTGTGCTGGTGAAGCGCCAAGCGTTTTCCGATGCCCCGGCACTCAAGGCGGCCCTGGAGCACCTGTAGGAGCCGGCCTTGCCGGCGAACACCGGCAAAGCCGGTGCCATCCACCGTGTCGCCTGGTTCGCCGGCAAGGCCGGCTCCTACAGGGTATGTAAACGACCACGTGCCGCGCTCCTACAGGCCGTTTTCAACTGAAGGCTTGCTTCAGCAGTCTGGGCAATATTTCTCCTGCCTTGCCGGGCAGGGTGACCTCACGCGGATGGCTGGCCACCACCGGCTGCGGATTGACATGCACCACGGTCGCGCCGGCCTGCAACGCTATCCGTGGTATTAACGCCGCAGGTTGCACCACGCCCGAGGTGCCTACCGACAGCAGCAGGTCGCAGTCTTCGGCAGCGGCAAAGGCCTGGTCCAAGGTGTGTTCGGGCAACTGCTCGCCAAACCAGACCACGCCGGGCCGCAGGTAGCCGCCACAGGTTTTGCAGCGCGGCGGTTCGATACGCCGGCCACGGGCGGCGCCTTCGGCCAGGGGAAGCGCGCTGTCGACCGGTTGGGCGCAGCTGAAACAGCGAAAGGCATCCAATCGTCCGTGTAAGTGCAGCACTTCGCGGCTACCCGCGCGCTCATGCAGGTCATCGACGTTCTGCGTTACCAAAGTGATCCTCGGCAGTTTGGCCTGCAAGGCAGCGATGGCCTGGTGCGCAGGGTTGGGACGTGCCTGATTGATGCCCGCACGGCGCATCTCGTACCAGCCCCAGACCAGTGCCGGGTCTGCGGCAAAACCGTCGGCGCTGGCCAGTTGCACAGGGTCGAAGCGTTCCCACAGTCCATGGAGCTTGTCGCGAAAGGTGGCGATACCGCTTTCGGCCGACACACCGGCACCGGTGAACACCACCAGGTGGCGGGCCTGGGCAAGCAGTCCGGGGTCGAAGGGCATGGCGGATCTCCAGGGGCAGGGCGGTCACTGTGCCTGCGGGTCGGCAGGCGAACAAGGTGAATCGACGCTTGACCTCGACTTAACCCGAGGTTCGATACTCGGCCGCTCTTTCCATCGACGGAGCGATACCATGACTCAGCCACATGCCTTTCACCTGTCCAACCCGGAAGGCCTCTACGACCCGAGCGCCAACGCCTATTCCCACGTCGCCGAGGTGCGCGCCGGCAGCCGCTTGCTGTATATCGCCGGGCAGGGCGGGGAAGATGATCGGGGCGAGCTGTCGGCGCATTTCGACGAGCAGGCCCGGCAGGCCCTGGCCAACCTGAAGACTGCCCTGGCATCCAAGGGTGCGAGCCTGGCCGATGTGTTCAAGCTGACGTTGCTGGTGGTCGACCATTCTGAGGAACGCCTGCGCCAGTGGGTGGCCGAGGCCGAGCGGGCCTGGGGCGGGCGGATGGCACCGACCTGCACCTTGATCCCGGTACCGCGCCTGGCGCTGGACGGCATGCTGGTGGAAGTCGATGCGGTGGCGGCGCTACCCGCGCAGTAGCACCGACACGGACCCTGTGGGAGCGGCCTTGCGTCGCGAAAGGGCCGCGCAGCGGCCCCCAGCGTTTCAGCAAAAAGCAAAGATCGCCGGGGCCGCTTTGCGGCCCTTTCGCGACGCAAGGCCGCTCCCACAGGGACGGTTGGAAACCCCGATCATTCTGGCTATTCGATACGTCAGAATGGAACTCGATCGAATATCTGATTCTGATGAATGCCATCATTTGAATGGCATTTTTGCCTGCCATCCCCTCGGCGAACACATACAATCTCTCCTCACCAACGATCACCCACAGGCCCTCCGATCCATGGCGTTCGACGCTTCCACCTTGCTGACCCTGTCCATCGCCCTCGCGGCGGCGGCGGCGCTGTACCTGATGATCGAGTGGCGTAGCGTGCGTGAACCTTCACTGCTGTGCTGGAGCATCGGTTTCGCCACCATCAGCATCGGTTCCTCGCTGGCCTTGCTGCGTGGCAGCGGCTACCTGTTCATCGGCATCTGGTTCGCCAACGGCCTGCTGGTCGGCGCCCACTGGCTGTTCCTGCTCGGGGTTTCGCGTTTTACCGAGACGCGCCTGTCACGGGCCTGGTACCTGGCGCTGGTCGCCTGGTCGGCGTTGCTCCTGCTGCCGCAATGGCCGACCTGGTCCAAGACCTTCCTGGTGCTCAACTCGCTGCTGGTCGCCCTGTTCACCCTGCGTGCCAGCGTGCTGCTGCGCCCCCATGGCCAGTCGTGGAGCGTGGGGGCGGCGCAGTTGCGCTACGTGTTGTTGCTGCATGGCCTGTTCTACCTGGCCAAGACCTTGCCTGCCCTGGTGCCGGGCACACTGATCGACCTGACGGCCTTCCGCGGGCTGATCATCCAGGTGTCGCTGGTGGAAGGCACCATGGCGATCATGCTGATTGCCCTGTCGATGACCGGCACCGTGCGCTATCGCCGCGAGGAGCGTATCGAGCGCCTGGCCGCGCGCGACCCGCTCACTGCGTTGTACAACCGCCGCGCACTGGAAGTGCGTGCGGCAAATCTTTTCAAGGGCGTCTCGCCAACCAGCCCAGGTGCGTTGCTGCTGATCGACATCGACCACTTCAAACAGGTCAACGACCTGCATGGCCATGCCGCTGGCGACCGCTTGCTGGTGGCCTTGAGCGACTTGATCAGGGCCGTGCTGCCGGAGCGTTCGATCGCAGCCCGGCTGGGGGGCGACGAGTTCGTCATCTTGCTGGGCGGTGCATCGGCCGAGCATATCGAGGCGCTGGGCAGTCGCCTGCGCGAGCAGTTCCAGCAGCTCGCCGCCCAGGCGTTCGCCACGCCCGAGGCGGTGACCCTGAGCATCGGCGCCCACCTGTTCGATCAACCACCTGCCAGCCTGGCCGCGCTGATCGAGCAGGGCGACGTACTGCTGTACGCCTCCAAGCGCGCCGGGCGCAAC
This genomic stretch from Pseudomonas entomophila L48 harbors:
- a CDS encoding GlxA family transcriptional regulator, whose translation is MPTPRQFSKKTSTSNMLRLKPTDGSAERPYQVAFVLLEHFSMASFTVAMDVLVTANLLRAERFAFTPLSLGGDRVLSDLGLELVATPLLPNTLHDFDLLVICGGLRTPLKYPELDRLLADCAGHGLTLGGLWNGAWFLGRAGVLDDYGCSVHPEQRASLAECSPQTRITPASFTLDRDRLTAASPNGAMELMLGLVRRLHGDALAEGVEEILSFSGARYRQVGPGAKKSMSLHLRTIVELMENNLEETLSLDQLAAYSGRSRRQIDRLFQAQLGTSPRRYYMELRITKSRRLLQYSDLSVMEVAVACGFVSVSHFSKCYAAYFGYPPSREQRLGE
- the gspE gene encoding type II secretion system ATPase GspE, whose translation is MSRLPYAWAKAQRLVLQASGEEGARLARCPSSPAWAVAEVLRRFGQVPVEAFSDAQMDELLISAYADTGSAAAVVGAAENEVDLDRLLQDMPEVTDLLEAQDDAPVIRMINALLTQAARDQASDIHIEPFESHCLVRYRVDGTLRDVVSPRKALHGALVSRIKIMAQLDIAEKRLPQDGRIALRVAGRPIDIRVSTVPTGHGERVVMRLLDKQAGRLRLEALGMDAALLARLDQLIRQPHGIVLVTGPTGSGKTTSLYAALARLDASVSNILTVEDPVEYDLPGISQIQVNARIDMSFAVALRAILRQDPDVIMIGEIRDLETAQIAVQASLTGHLVLATLHTNDAVSAVNRLVDMGVEPFLLASALLGVLAQRLVRRLCPHCREPDPATPGQYRAVGCAQCNHCGYSGRTGIHELFCVDDAVRSLVHQGADEQALRAAARRNGMLSLREDGQRWVDDGSTCLEEILRVTRDA
- a CDS encoding RidA family protein: MTQPHAFHLSNPEGLYDPSANAYSHVAEVRAGSRLLYIAGQGGEDDRGELSAHFDEQARQALANLKTALASKGASLADVFKLTLLVVDHSEERLRQWVAEAERAWGGRMAPTCTLIPVPRLALDGMLVEVDAVAALPAQ
- the gspF gene encoding type II secretion system inner membrane protein GspF, with product MNRYRYEAADAQGRLVNGLLEADSPAAVMAQLRALGLTALAVEPQAVAGQGGGLFSPKLSDGDLAWATRQLASLLAAGLPLEAALGATLEQAERKHIAQVLGAVRADVRSGMRLADALAERPRDFPDIYRALVAAGEESGDLARVMERLADYIEERNTLRGKIMTAFIYPGVVGLVSVGIVIFLLSYVVPQVVSAFTQARQDLPGLTLAMLAASDFVRAWGALCFALLAGAFWGWRVYLKAPGPRLAWHRRVLRLPLIGRFVLGLNTARFASTLAILGSAGVPLLRALEAARQTLGNDCLDQCVSEATARVREGVGLATALAVGKVFPPLLIHLIASGEKTGDLPPMLDRAADSLAKDIERRAMGMTALLEPLMIVVMGAVVLLIVMAVLMPIIEINQLVQ
- a CDS encoding SIR2 family NAD-dependent protein deacylase, giving the protein MPFDPGLLAQARHLVVFTGAGVSAESGIATFRDKLHGLWERFDPVQLASADGFAADPALVWGWYEMRRAGINQARPNPAHQAIAALQAKLPRITLVTQNVDDLHERAGSREVLHLHGRLDAFRCFSCAQPVDSALPLAEGAARGRRIEPPRCKTCGGYLRPGVVWFGEQLPEHTLDQAFAAAEDCDLLLSVGTSGVVQPAALIPRIALQAGATVVHVNPQPVVASHPREVTLPGKAGEILPRLLKQAFS